From Romeriopsis navalis LEGE 11480:
AATGCCTTGATCCATAGAGTTCACAGTCACTTAGACGTGGCTCAAAAAAGCTGACAAGTGGGCCATCTTATGAGATAAACCCATGGGGTTCACGTGCGGCGTGAATTGCCCCACGTTGATTGATTGTTTTCTACCCTTAACTTAATTTGCCGAGGCCAGAGTTGGTTATGGACATCAAAGCCCTGATTCGCGATATTCCTGATTTTCCTCAGCCGGGGATCATATTTCGTGACATCACGACTTTACTGCGCGATCCCCAAGGATTGAAGTACACCCTCGACTTACTGAGCGAGCAATGTGCCCCGTTGCGACCGGACTATATCGTTGGCATGGAATCCCGCGGATTTATCTTCGCCACACCGTTGGCCTACCAGTTAAATGCCGGGTTTGTCCCCGTGCGAAAACCCGGAAAATTGCCGGCCGCCGCATACTCCCAAGAGTATGCACTCGAATATGGCACCGATCGTTTAGAACTGCATAAAGATGCCATTCCGGCAGGGAGCCGGGTGCTGATTACGGATGATGTGATTGCCACGGGTGGAACGGCCGCGGCCACCGCCAAGTTGATTCAGCAAACGGGCGGCGAGCTTGTGGGCTTTGCCTTTCTGAGTGAATTAACCTTTCTCAAGGGTCGCCAAGCGCTGCCCGATGTGCCAGTCATTTCATTGATTGAATATTAAAGTTGCACCCCATAAATCCGGCTTCCCTTGCATCCCGCTGATTTCAAGGCATAATCAACACAACGCACCGCAGCCACATCGGATCGCGGGCCCCAACGCCTGAATGAAACATCAGCGCGAGTTTTGACTAGGAACGTAATCCATGACCGCATCCGCCCCAGAACCACAGCCACTG
This genomic window contains:
- a CDS encoding adenine phosphoribosyltransferase, with the protein product MDIKALIRDIPDFPQPGIIFRDITTLLRDPQGLKYTLDLLSEQCAPLRPDYIVGMESRGFIFATPLAYQLNAGFVPVRKPGKLPAAAYSQEYALEYGTDRLELHKDAIPAGSRVLITDDVIATGGTAAATAKLIQQTGGELVGFAFLSELTFLKGRQALPDVPVISLIEY